The Homo sapiens chromosome 20, GRCh38.p14 Primary Assembly sequence tgaGGGTGGGTGGTATGGAGCCAGGGGCTAGGAATGAGGCAATCTCTCTTTTGTGGAAGTCCTCAGTAGGTTGGTGTGACTGCTGCTCTCCAACCTGGAAAAAGAAGACAGCGGCCATGGGAGACATTTAGGATTTTGTCTCAGGTTCTTCCCAGAGATGATCCAGGAATCCTGCTTCCCGGTGTTCTCCACAAAAGGGAGATGTGTTTGTTGCCTTGCCAGCATAActtggtgttttaaaatttttctgatacAACCTTTAACTGGAAATCAGCCCCATGGGGGAAATCCTGAGATCCATGACAGAGTGAAGCATAGCCATTATAACCAGGGACTTTGCAAATATACTGACATGAGCTCAATgaccagctctgccactttccagctgtgtggccctggaaACATTACTGCTCTGTTTTATCCTTGGTTCCTCATCTACCACTGCTTCCTAAACTTGAGTGTGCCCACAAATCACCTAGGAATCTTGTTACAAGGCTGGTcatgagattctgcatttctaacaagttctcaggtgacCTGGAAGCTGCCTGTTCCTGGAGCATGCCTTGAGTAGTAATCTGATTTTTAGGGTTACCCTGAGGTTAATGTGTATTATTTATGAAGAGCTTAGCATGGAGCCTGGCATAATGGTTTGGAGTTATTGTTCCTCGGGCAATGGGAAGCAGCTGACTTGGACTTTGGGGGAGGACTCTGAATCAGAGTGGTAAGTAAGGGACAGTGCCCACATGAATGCCCCCTCTTCAATTCTGCCCTCCATCCCAGAGGAAGTCTGGAAAAATTATGGATTGGGGGGTTTACAATGCAATGGAAAAGGCCTTTTGGTGGGACCAAGGATGCCTCTGTTTTGTTCCCAACCTGTGATCTTAAAGAAGTCCCTCCGCATCTATGGGCcctcttgaaataaatgaaagaaatgattcctgtgtttttctcctctctctccaagTTGTTGTAATTGGTGTTGCTTAAGGCAAACCAAAAGACTCTAGGACCAGGGCTCTTCACTCCTCTCCCCATGTAGCCCTTGGTAGGAAGATGTGGTTGAGCCTTAGTAGATAACAGCTTTcataaaaattcactttttttttttttttttgagaccaagtctcactctgtcaccaggctggagtgcaatggcacggtctcggcttactgcaacctctgcctcctgggttcaagcgattctcctgcctcagcctcccgagtagctggaactatgtaGTGTAgtagcatgcgccaccacacccagctaattcttgtgtttttagtagagacgtggtttcaccatgttggccaggatggtctcgatctcttgacctcatgatccacctgccttactcagcctctcaaagttctgggattacaggtgtgagccaccacgcccagcccactacttttttttttttttttttttttaattaaaagtgtcCTTAACATCTTCAGTTTCTCCCCAGCTCCCCTTTCTTCCCTGGTTTCTGTTGTTTCCTTGTTTCTTATTTCACAAGACCAGAAATCCCCTCCTTGTCCAATGTAGGCCCTTCCAATGTTGTACCCGAATTTCCAAATCCACCCTCTCTGTCCTTCAAAACCTTTATCTCCCAGTGGGTTAAGCAGTAATTCATACTAAGGTGTGAATGGTTGCTCTAAATTTCCCCAGTGTATTTGTAAGTACGTGTATGTTTTAAAAAGGAGGTCTTGAGATTGTAAACATGATTGCAACATTTATAGAATTTCAGGCACAGAGATGAAGCACTTGTAGGAGCACATCAGGGAGAATAAATGTGGGGGTAGAGGAATGAACCTcttgttcacacacacacacacacacacacgcaaatgcCTTCTATGGCCCTCAGAGCAATCCCGAATCCATGGAGGGCTGTGTTCTTGTTAGAAAATCAGGTGAACTTGCAgaatttctcacatttttctttcctcaaaaaGTTGTTGCTGTTGCCTCCGCAGCCTCCGTAAGCAAATAACTCACATTCACCAGTTTCAAAGTTGAAAAACCATCGCGTCATGTAGGTTTGACAAGGGCCCTTTTCCATAGGAAAAGCGCATACATTTGGGAGGAGATCCTTGATAGTGTCTGAAGAGAGAAAGTGGTTGAAGGAGACCAAACCCATCACCTTCTCCTTGTTTGCCTCATATGCCAGGGGCTGTGACAGCCCTGGGCACAATTGTGAGGCCATCCACAATGGCTGTGCTCTGTACCTCTTTCTACCCAGCTATGGTCTGATCTGTCTACACAGAAGTTGACATTTTCACTTCTGAGAGTAGCCTGATGTGGTGATAATCATAGGCTTGAGAATATAACTCAAGTGGATTGAGATCCTCGCGCAGCCACTTGCTACTGTGTGATGTTGTATAAACCTAACTTCTTCatgtctccatttcttcatttgtaaaatcaaGGAGTTGAACCACATCATCTCTGAGTTCCCTTCCAGATCTACTTTTATAGGATTTGATAATAAAGATCCTCAGGTTTCTACCTCCTGTCTCATAATCAATTCTAGAATCAATATCCTATGAGAGAAGGAGGACAGACTTTGAATCTGAGAGCAAGATTGAATCTGAGAGGGTTCAAACTTGTCTCAATTATCttctagctatgtgatcttggacaaatgACTTATCTCCTTGACATTCAATTTCCTTCATTGCAAAAATGCAGGTGTAATATCCACATTTTTGGTTTATTGCAGGGTTAGAGATTACCAGTGAAAAGCattgataaatagaaaataaatcaataaatagtaGCTGCTCTTAATCATTCTATTTCTTAACCAATAAGACTCTTGAGAAGAGGGACCTCATTGTACTCATTTCTGCAGCCTTAGTGCCTAACACAGGCCTAGTTCTCAGTtcttagcaaatatttgttaatagaaaaccaccaccaccaccccactgAGCCCCTCTGGGGCAGGATTAAAAGTTTCTTTGTACCCTCCTTTTATGTTTCTGTCACCATGTGGGCAGTTTTACTCTTCATGGTAGCTAGTAGAATTTCCAACATTATGTGAAGAAACTAAGGCCAGATAAATGAAGTACCTGTCCTAATGTCAGGCTAGGAAGCAGTAGGACCAAGAATCAAACCCAGCATGGTTCGACTGCAAAGGCTTGCAGGTTCTCCATCCATCTTGGTTGTTGTAAAATGAGTGAATGCACAGATGAATGATCACACCTATGGTGGAACTTCAGGCAGCAGCCTAGGGCTTGGAAAGGTTCAGACTCTGTCTTATCCTCCTACCTGCAAGGCTGACGCTAAGGGTGCAGGAGAATGGGGAAGAGGCAGAATAGCTTATTCAATccaggtgggaggtggaggggcaTGTTCTTAAGACATCCTAGTCACTGCATCATCGGCCCTTAGACCCTTACAGGTGACTCTGTAGGGGCTGGAGTCCCATCTGCTCTTAGTTTTCTCAGTCTTGCTTCTCTGCTCTTCCATTCCATTAAACCAAAGGAAAATCACTTGACTTGCTTCTTTTTTATGTAAAGTAGATAATGAcaccctgtgtgtgtgttttgagtgTGACAGAagctgttctaagtgctttacaagaATCTATTAAGAGCTAAGTTATACTGAGAGCTTGACATACATCAGACTATTTGATTAATAAAGCAGAAAAGATGGTTAATCTTTttttatagaagaagaaactgatgctcagagaggCTATAAATGATGTTCCTGAGGCACAGAGTTTGTAAGTAGAGGAGCCTGGACCAGAACCCAGGTGTGTCTGACTCCAGGAATGCTCATACTGTAAACCACTACATTCTTCTTACTTATGGCAGACATTTTCAAACTTGAGTATGCGTCAGAATCATCTAGAAGGCTTGTTAGAGAGACCCACCTCCACAGTTTCTGATCAGGTGGGACTGGGAACTAGCATGTTTCCAGTTGATACTGCTGCTGCTATTGCTGTCAGACTAGGGGACAAACTCGAGAACCACTCATCTATAAGGTTATTGGGAGGTTTAGAGTTCCATTTATGTCTAAGAATCTATCATTAATAGCTCCATGTACATACATGCAGAGAACTATGCTTGCACATGCAAGAATGTTCACTGGCACATTGACAGTGATAATCTCCAGAGGGTaagattttgataatttttcacCTTCTTTCTTACCCTTTTGTGTATTCTAATATGCATTTTTATACAGGGCATCCTACTGGCTGCTTAAAAATCTTGGAAACTGCTGCCTACCATCCCCATTTCCAGCAGATTATCTTAGCTATAACTGCACTTCATCTCCCCActtccatttgcagattccaagCTTCCACAGAGAAAGTGGTCCAGGAAGGAGCCTTTTCTGACAAGTGCATCTAACTTGGCTAAGTCCCTCACTCTCAAATTCTGGCTCTGATCTCCTTTTCCCAACCTCTCCTTGCCTGccaccagccccaccccagacatTGAAGGCCCCTTTTCCTGctttacttatttcattttctatagcACTTTGATCATCTATCatttgtattaggtattgtatGTCTCTCTCCCATTAGCATCTTAATTTCACAAAGGCAGGGTCTCAGGCTCTTTGCTTTAACCTCAgcacctaggacagtgcctggcacataactaTGTGCCCAACATATGTCTGATGAAGTGAATTGAACTGAATTGACTCTCAATCCGGTAAGGTAAGAAATGGGCTCTGTTTGTGCTGCAtcacctcccccaccaccccgccCCCCAGCCTGATTCCCAGTCTATTCTTTGAGATCCCACATTTCATACCAACCTCGTGCTAGTTCTGATCGAAGCTCTAGGCAGAGAGTGAGAATCAGGAGAAACGAGAGAGAGGCCTGAAGCTGCATGGTGCCACTCAGCCAGTGGCTCAGCCTGGGGTTGCCATTTTAGGGAGAAAAGGGACcaaggggaggagcctggccccacATCCAGCTCATTCACCTTTAACTCAGGCTTTTCATGGGGCTGGGCTGCCTCAGGAACAGAGTGTTCAGCCAAAGCACAGCTTCACCTCTCTCCTCCTGGCCTTATCTGATCTGGCCACCCAGGCTACTTTAGTACCACTTCAGGGTGGAAGCCTTTttcacaataataaaaagacagcaGCCATTTTTGAGTACCTTTCCTTTTCCAGGCACCATGCAAAATAGTTTTCACACATTGCTTCCCTTAAGTCTACACGGGAATCCCACAACACTAAcactcccattttgtagatgagaggAGGTTATGCTACTTTGACCATTGTTACATGGACAGCAAGTTTCAGAGACAAGACTGAGACCCCGGTCTGTCTGCTTCAGTGCCCTCgtatcactcattcattcaacaaacattcatcaAGTACCCACACTGCACCAGGCAAAGTATTAGATGCTGCCTCCATCCCATCTGGGTGCTCCCAGGAAATTATGGcaacaacacacacaaacacattggAAGTCAGAAACAGTCACCTACTTGGAGGAGGAGCagattcattatattttaatagaaatatcaAAAGCACCATGTAGAAGGAGGGCCCAGCTTTGTTTGCTTCAGAGGGTCATGGTCTCTAGAGACACACCCCCAGAATCCAGCACATTCCAACTGTCTCCTTTCCTTGACTCTCTAGAGATccattttttttgaaagacaaagCCAGCATGCTTTAGGGAGATTTAGTGAGCCTCAGATTTAAAATTTGAGGTTGTGATGGGTCCAGCTATTCTTTTTCAAGAAGCATTctatcatatatttattattatttatttttaattgagaaataaaaattgtataaaggCAGTCCCCAATTTACAATGGTTTGACTTACAGtgtttgactttatgatggtgcaaacACAATGCACAGTCAGTAAAAACAGTACTTGGaatacccatacaaccattctgtgtTCACTTTTAgaacagtattcaataaattacattagatattcaacacttcattataaa is a genomic window containing:
- the SPINT3 gene encoding kunitz-type protease inhibitor 3 precursor; protein product: MQLQASLSFLLILTLCLELRSELARDTIKDLLPNVCAFPMEKGPCQTYMTRWFFNFETGECELFAYGGCGGNSNNFLRKEKCEKFCKFT